The window CGCCTGGCCCTCTACACCTTGTTGCCAGGAGTCAGGCTGAACCACCTGCTGAGCCAAATTCAAAAGGAGCAAGAATTCCTGCGCCAGCACGGCTATTCGCTCAGCTATGCAAGGTGCAACTTATGAGCTCAATCACGTTCATGACGCTACCTACCATAATTTTGCTGACGTCCGAGCTGATTATGGAAGTGCCGATTGGGTCAGTGGGTTCATCGTATTCAACATTGGTGGCAATAAATATCGGCTGATTGTCAGTCCCAACTTCGCAGGCCGCTTCCGCACCTTTTTTGTGAAGTTCGTAGGCACCCATCAGCAATATGACGATCTGGACTGGGAGACCTTATGACCTTAGACATTTCAGAACTGACTGTGACCTGGCAGCGTTTGCACGTCCTGGCGCATGACGCTATTGCCCCCATTA is drawn from Deinococcus sp. Marseille-Q6407 and contains these coding sequences:
- a CDS encoding type II toxin-antitoxin system HigB family toxin, which produces MQGATYELNHVHDATYHNFADVRADYGSADWVSGFIVFNIGGNKYRLIVSPNFAGRFRTFFVKFVGTHQQYDDLDWETL